CAAATGTTTGCCTGAAAAGCAATCACGACTTTCTACATCCCCTAAAGGAAAACCCTAGAGGTCGCCTAAACAGAGAACATTCGCCAATAATTAAAGGAAGATCAGAGCGGGAGGCAGAACACCATAAAATATGAGAATCGATGAGTGACACAATCCAAGCGTTACATCTTACCGAGAATTGCAGTTGAACGACACCAAGGCGACTCATCTATTACGACTCTCTTGTTCATCAGTTCAAGATCCCGACCGGAGGCTATAAAAAACCACCAATCGGGATCAGTGTTCACTAGAGCTGAATTACATCCCTGTTTTTATCCAGGGTTGCCGCACCTATCCCTTTGACATTCAACAACTGTTCCACAGAGGTGAACGGACCATGCTCTTCGCGATATTTGACAATCAATTGCGCTCGCGCTTCACCAATACCATCTAACTTCTCGGCAAGCT
This DNA window, taken from Microbulbifer sp. MKSA007, encodes the following:
- a CDS encoding ComEA family DNA-binding protein translates to MKLTYRLFSVVFALAVSLFLNPSAYAGEPDSVDAKEIVLSVNVNSASAVELAEKLDGIGEARAQLIVKYREEHGPFTSVEQLLNVKGIGAATLDKNRDVIQL